From the genome of Neorhodopirellula lusitana:
GGGCGACATAGAAATCGGCCGTCGTCGACTCCGCTAGGCACGGATTCACGCAGGATACTGCGATCAGAAGCACAAGTGTCAGAGTCTTCATGGCGGGCTCAATCTTGGTGAGGAGGTGATCTTGTCTGGCAAGATTCGATGGAGGCAGGTGACACGTTTGAATCAAAAGACTTCTTGCATCCAAAAAGCATTCCGCTGCTATGGACCAATGCGAAGTTCAAGGAGCTTTGGGCGGCACGACTTGGCATCGCCGGTCAGCGTTACACGTGTGCTGGCTTCGGATCACAGCACGCATTGTTAGGTCGAAGAAGTGATTGGGGCGGGAGGATTTGTGGTGTCGAGAATTTCAGTTCAGTGGGCGAACTGGAGTTGAACCAAGGGAAGGTGGGTACGAACCGGAGATAGGCACTGTATCCGAAGTGGCTAGCAATCCGAATTGTTGAACGGCAGATGCGCTAGTTGCGAGTGTTCGGTACGCTCACCGACGATTGTTGCTTTGTGGCTCAAACTGGCGAGGTCGTGCCGACTTCGGCTTGCTGCGGCTAGCCTGGGCAAGGCTGCTAAATATTGCCCGCAAACGGATCATTGCCCGCGAACGGAAATGAATGACAGCTAGGGTGGTGGGGAAACGTAATTAGCAGTGTCTGGCAATGTTTCGCTCGACACTTGCCTTCGCCGGCCGCTAACGATCGTTAAGTGTTTCTTAAGAAGAGTGATTCTAGTCTTTGTGGACGTGCTAGGGTGTCCTCCGTTTGGATGACACGGCGGGGTTGTCTGCCGATATACTGCGTTGATGGACCGAACGAAGAAACTAATCCTGCCGCTAGTACTGGTGGCACTTCTTGCCGTCGCTGGCCGAGCGTCCGATAGTCTGGAAGCGAATTCACAGTTGGGGCAACTTTCTTTGCCACAGCTGGAAAGCCGACTCGTTGAGATTGATCGCCAGCTTCGGTGGCTAGCACCCTACAGTCTTCGCAGTGGGGTTGGCGTGATCGGCTATCGGTCTGAATGGCGAGGACCGCCTGAACGCCAGGAGTGGATTGAGATTGAGCTGGACCAGGAGTACCGGATCGATGAAATTGTGCTGGTTCCAACGCTCTGGCGAGACACCGCCCGAGGGTTCTTGTCCGATGGGTTCCCGAATTCCCTGAGGGTGGTGGCTGGAACCGAGGATGACCGCGAAGGTGTTGTCATCGCGGAGTACTCGGGTGCCGACAAAATCCAACCGCGGATCGGACCGCTGGTTATCGGCCCGGTCAAGGTGAGGGCTTCCTGGGTGCGAATCGAAGCCACGGAATTGTCGACGAGAGCGTACGACGGCGAAAAAGTCTTTCAGCTGTCGGAGGTGTTCCTGTTCAGCGATATGGAAAACGTGGCCCTTCGGCAAAAGGTGCGAGCGTCGTCGAATTCAATCGACCGAGTGGGTGCGTGGGACATGCGATTCTTGGTCGATGGGCATACGCCGTACTTGATGGACTCATCCGAAGGTAGTCAAAGCAATGCCTACGTCAGTCGCTTCGGAGAGCAACCCGTTCTGTACATCGATTTGGAAGCACCGTTTCCGATCTCTCGGATTCATTTGCATGCGGTCGACCAAGACGACACCGTGCCGCAGGCTTATGCAGGGGACTTGGGAATTCCGAATCGCTTGAAAATTGAAGGGGCGGCTGACGAAGAGTTCTCCAACCCGATCACCTTGCTGGACTACCAGCGAACGAACATCAATGATATCGGACCGATCATGATGTGGCGCATTCCTGAGACGACGTGCCGTTATGTTCGCTTGAGTGCTGCTGAATCGAGTATGCCCGAACAGGGCACATCGATGAACGAAGCTCAGCGGGACATTCGAATCGGCTTCGCTGAAATCGAACTGTATTCCAACGGTGCAAACGTGGCCCAAGGCAAAAAAGCGTTTGTGGACTACAGGGTCAATCCACGCGATCGGTCGCCGGCTGCATTAACGGATGGAAAGAACCTGTTTGGTGTGATCCTTCCTATCCGCACTTGGTTATTCGAGCTTGCGCAGCGGCATGACCTGGAACGCATGCGTCCCCTGGTTGCCAGCGAGTTGAGCCAGCGGTACGCGATGCAAAGAGTGCACGTGACCCGGTTAACCTGGCTGGCGGTGTTCTTGGCCGTTGGAATCGGGATGACATTCTTGATCGATCGCATCATCCGCATGCGTCAATTGGCGGAACTGCGAAGTCGGTTTGCAGCCGACCTTCATGATGAACTGGGCGCGGATATGCATGTGATTGGGTTGTTGAGTGACCTCGCGCGAGCCGCGATTGATTCTCCCGAAAAACATGAGTCCCTGCATCAGCGAATTCGGGTCATGACTGAACGTTCCGGAAACGCGGTGCGGTACTGCACCAATATGCTGGAAGCGAAAGGGCTCTACGGCGATTTGCTGGAAGACATGCAAAGGTCCACTGAGCGAATCATGGCGGACTTCGTTGGCGAGTTCCAGTACGAAGATGATGAGCATGTGTTGCGTGGGCTGAAGCCGCGAACGCGTGCTGACTTGTTTCTTTTTTACAAAGAATGTTTGGTTAACATTAGTCGCCACAGTTGCGCCACGCATTTTCGTTCCAAGCTAACGGCGCACTCCCGAGAGATCTGTTTGGAAGTATGCGATGATGGTCATGGACTAACCGAATCGGGGGTGAAAGGCGTTCCCTCTTCACTGACGCGGCGGGCGCAATTGCTAGGTGCACAGGTCACGGTCCAGCATCCCGAAAGCGGAGGAACTTGTATCACCTTGAAAATGAAAACTCGAAAATGGGGCTTCCGTCGATAACGGCACCGCGATGAAAAACAAAATCAAAGTCATGCTAGTGGAAGACCATCCCGAATATCGCGAGGTCATCGATTTGGCGCTGAAAGATGAGCCAGGGATCGAACTGATCAACCAGGTCGGTTCTTCCGAGCGTGCTCTCCAGATTCTACAGAACCAATTGTTCGACACCTCACCCGATTTGATTCTGCTGGATCTGAATTTACCAGGGAAGTCAGGAATCGAAGCACTGCCATCGCTGCGATCCAGTTGCCCGGGTGCCAAGTTCATTGTTCTGACTCAATCGAATAACGAGTCCGATGTCATGCGAGCGATCCAGGCCGGTGCCTCCGGGTACCTACTGAAGTCCTCCACCGTCAATCAGATTGTCGAAGCGATTCGTACCGTGGCGGAGGGTGGGGCGCTGTTGGGAAGCGGCGTGGCCAATTACATCCTAGGCAATCTTCAGGCGAGCTTGCCGCGGGAGCAACTGCGCGACAACCTGTCCGAGCGCGAGATGGAGATCCTGACGCTGATTGGCGAAGGGCAGCTTAAGAAGGAGATCGCCAGCCACCTCGACATCAGCATCACGACCGTGGCCACCTACATCCGTCGTATCTACGAAAAGCTCGACGTCCAAAACGCCCCAGCCGCGATCGCCAAGGCCTACCGAGCCGGCATCCTACCGCACGAGCCCACAAACGACCCTCCGCCAAAGGGCCGATAGATCGTTTTTCGAGGTCAGTAAATTCTGATTGAGTCGACCAGGATTTGTATTGAGCGACGTGGACCGGAATCGAACAGGTCACCCGGATCGAGGGCTCATTCTGTGGCGGACCTCCTCGCGTTAGCGGCCATCTTGTGACGTAGAGCTGTTTCGCATTTTGTTAAGAATGTCGCTATTCAAGTTCGCGGATGACTGCTGCAACTGGCATGTTCGATACAACCACCCCGTTCCCGAGGTTGCTCGGTCCAATGGAGCTCATTGGAATTTGGCCCGCCTTCCTTCGCAGCCTAGCTTTCTGACACACCCTTTCGGGTCGGCGGACTATTCGCCAAGTGCTATGAATGCAATTCGGAGAGAATGATGTCTACAGCCGGTTCTACCATGGAACATCGTTCCACCACTGACGATTCATCCAACACCATCCAGGATCTCGAAGCTAGGCTCGCGCAACTTGAGAGTTCGCTTGCCGCACTTCAGGACAGCCAGCCCGACACCAATCGGATGAACTTGCTGGTGTTTGAAGGGTCGCGAGATCGCTTGCTTGCATCCTTTGTGATGGCAACCGGGGCGGCTGCATGTGGCATGGAAGTGGCAATGTTCTTTACTTTCTGGGGTACCGCCGCGCTGCGCAAAGGGGGCCCACAGCTAGGAAAGAAGTCTCTGGTTGAGCGAGCCTTCGGAACGATGCTGCCAAAGTCCGCAAGCCATACCAAGCTGTCGCATATGGACATGTGCGGAATGGGGCGTTTCATGATGGGTAAAGAGATGCAAAAGAAGAACATCGCTGACCTGGATTCCTTGATCGCAACCGCTGCTGACCTGGGCGTTCGAATCCAAGTCTGTGAAATGTCCATGAACTTGATGGGCATTCGGCGTGAAGAGTTGATCGACTATCCACATTTGGACTTTTGTGGCGTCGCGAAGTTTGTCGACGATGCTGCCACTGCAAATACCACGTTGTTCATCTAGGGTGCGAGAACCTGTGCCCGCCGGAGGCTTCTCAACCGCCGACACCAGCGATTCCATGTCCATGGACTCCGCTGGCGATCAAGCATCTTCGCAAGCGAATTCTTGCGATGATTCGGTGGATGCTGCGTTGACGCTTGCAAGCGAGTTGCTGGCGCTGGCAAACGCGGAGGACTTGCATGAGCATCCCGCGGACTGCTTTAGTCTCGTTTCGTCCATGTCTGAAGCGATGCTCTCTCTCCGTACGTTGGTGGAGCGTCGCGACGACCAGCTGTCGAGGCTGACTCAAGAGTCCGAATCGATGGCTCGGGCCCAGGCCGATGCGATTGTGCACTCCGTCGAGATCATCGATGAGCTCGAACGAACCAAGCAAAGCCTTTGCGACGCCAGAGCCGCAGCGGAAGAGGCTGCACAGGATACTCAGCGGCTTGCGGATACCATTTTTGAGCAAACCAATGACGCGGTTTTGCTCTTCGAGCAACAAACCTGTGTCGCTTGTAACGAGCACACTGTCAGCCTGCTGTCTTGTGACCGAGACAGCATTATCGGTGGATGGCCCGAAGCGTTTCGTCTGGCGACCTTTGAAGATGGAACTTCCGCGAATGAACATCTTCGAGAATGTTTTCATGGAGTCGATGGAGAGAAAGCGAATGACATCGAAGTCCAAATGCGTTCCTCAAGCGGCGTGTCTTTTTGGTCGGAGGTGACCTTTAGCTCCTTTTCCATGAAGGGCGGAGGGCATGTGTTAGCGGTCGTTCGTGATATCACCGCCCGCAAGCAGTTTGAGGCGGAGCTTCGTCGGCACCGAGACTTCCTAAATAACATCATTAGTGCAGTTCCTGACCAGTTGAGCGTCCGCTCGGCTGACCACCGTCTCGTGCTGGCAAACGATGCGTTTTGTGAGGCACACGCGATCCGACGAGCGGATGCGATCGGCCGAGACATGAAGGAACTCGGTCTGGGCAAGTACGCCGAGCAAATCGAACGAGTCCAAGAACAGCTGAACGCAAAAGGCGTTTCCTCCGCGATTGAAGACACGTACATCGCCGCAGATGGCGCCGAGCGGATTGCGTCGACGAAACACTCCTTATTTTCCGATGCTGCATCCGGTGATAACTTTCTGATCGCTACCTCCCGTGACATCACGGAAGACCGCCAACGTGAGGAACGGCTTCGTTTGCTCGCCAGTGTTTTCAACGGAGCATCGGAAGGAGTTGCGATTCTGGCGACTGATGGGTGTATTTGCGAAGCGAATCCCGCGTTCATGTCGATGACTTCGGATACGCTCAAGCGATCATTGGTTGGCAGCCATCTCAACGAAGCTCTTCAAATTGAAGTCGAAGGCTTCGATGCAATTCTAGACGGGGTCTCGACGGGAACACCGTGGTCGGGAAAAGCTTCGGCGCACATCGATGGCAAACTGGCACGCTCCCTTTGGATTTCGCTGAGTCCGTCTTGTGACACAGAGGCAACTCGCAACCAGGTCATTGCATTGGTCTCGGACATCACCGAGATGGAGAACAGTCAAGTTGAATTGCATCGTCGAGCGATGCATGACAGTTTGACCGGCCTTCCTAACCGCGTCTACTTTCGCGAAGAGCTATCGCGATTGGTGGAGCAGGCGAATGAGTCGGGGCGTGGCATTTCCGTTTGCTTCCTCGATCTCGATGATTTCAAGAATGCGAATGATTCACTCGGCCATGTTTGCGGCGACAAGCTTTTGTGTTTGGTGAGCAAGAGAATCCAGCAAGTCATGGGGGAAACGGCATTTGTCGCACGCTTTGGTGGTGACGAATTCGCATTGATTCTTCAAGAGCAATACTTGTCTAAGGGAGAACAAGCTCTGCTGCTCGAGCAGTTGCTTTATACGTTCCGAGCACCCTTTCAAATCGATGAAAACGAAGCTCGTGTTGGGCTGAGCATTGGCGTGACGCGATGTCCTGCGGATTCGCAAGATGTCGACACGTTAATGCGAAACGCAGACATCGCAATGTACGCAGGAAAGAACGCGGGCAAAAACGCAGTACGCGAATTCACTCCTGAGATGCAAGACTGCGTCAACTTGCGGCATCGAGTTCAAACCAAGCTGCGCGACGCGCTGAGTGGCGGCGAGATTGATCTGTATTTTCAGCCCAAGATTACTTCTGGCTCCTACGAACTTGCTGGCTGTGAGGCGTTGGCTCGCTGGCGGACCGATGAAGGGAAATTCATTCCACCGAATGAGTTCATTCCAATCGCGGAACAAACCGGTTTGATTACGGCGTTAGGTGATTTAGTGTTCGAACTCGCCGCTGAGCAAGCATGCCGTTGGGACAGCATCCATGCTATGCCCGATATTGCTGTGAACGTGTCACCCCATCAACTCCGGCA
Proteins encoded in this window:
- a CDS encoding sensor histidine kinase, producing MDRTKKLILPLVLVALLAVAGRASDSLEANSQLGQLSLPQLESRLVEIDRQLRWLAPYSLRSGVGVIGYRSEWRGPPERQEWIEIELDQEYRIDEIVLVPTLWRDTARGFLSDGFPNSLRVVAGTEDDREGVVIAEYSGADKIQPRIGPLVIGPVKVRASWVRIEATELSTRAYDGEKVFQLSEVFLFSDMENVALRQKVRASSNSIDRVGAWDMRFLVDGHTPYLMDSSEGSQSNAYVSRFGEQPVLYIDLEAPFPISRIHLHAVDQDDTVPQAYAGDLGIPNRLKIEGAADEEFSNPITLLDYQRTNINDIGPIMMWRIPETTCRYVRLSAAESSMPEQGTSMNEAQRDIRIGFAEIELYSNGANVAQGKKAFVDYRVNPRDRSPAALTDGKNLFGVILPIRTWLFELAQRHDLERMRPLVASELSQRYAMQRVHVTRLTWLAVFLAVGIGMTFLIDRIIRMRQLAELRSRFAADLHDELGADMHVIGLLSDLARAAIDSPEKHESLHQRIRVMTERSGNAVRYCTNMLEAKGLYGDLLEDMQRSTERIMADFVGEFQYEDDEHVLRGLKPRTRADLFLFYKECLVNISRHSCATHFRSKLTAHSREICLEVCDDGHGLTESGVKGVPSSLTRRAQLLGAQVTVQHPESGGTCITLKMKTRKWGFRR
- a CDS encoding response regulator — encoded protein: MKNKIKVMLVEDHPEYREVIDLALKDEPGIELINQVGSSERALQILQNQLFDTSPDLILLDLNLPGKSGIEALPSLRSSCPGAKFIVLTQSNNESDVMRAIQAGASGYLLKSSTVNQIVEAIRTVAEGGALLGSGVANYILGNLQASLPREQLRDNLSEREMEILTLIGEGQLKKEIASHLDISITTVATYIRRIYEKLDVQNAPAAIAKAYRAGILPHEPTNDPPPKGR
- a CDS encoding DsrE/DsrF/DrsH-like family protein; translation: MEHRSTTDDSSNTIQDLEARLAQLESSLAALQDSQPDTNRMNLLVFEGSRDRLLASFVMATGAAACGMEVAMFFTFWGTAALRKGGPQLGKKSLVERAFGTMLPKSASHTKLSHMDMCGMGRFMMGKEMQKKNIADLDSLIATAADLGVRIQVCEMSMNLMGIRREELIDYPHLDFCGVAKFVDDAATANTTLFI
- a CDS encoding sensor domain-containing protein yields the protein MREPVPAGGFSTADTSDSMSMDSAGDQASSQANSCDDSVDAALTLASELLALANAEDLHEHPADCFSLVSSMSEAMLSLRTLVERRDDQLSRLTQESESMARAQADAIVHSVEIIDELERTKQSLCDARAAAEEAAQDTQRLADTIFEQTNDAVLLFEQQTCVACNEHTVSLLSCDRDSIIGGWPEAFRLATFEDGTSANEHLRECFHGVDGEKANDIEVQMRSSSGVSFWSEVTFSSFSMKGGGHVLAVVRDITARKQFEAELRRHRDFLNNIISAVPDQLSVRSADHRLVLANDAFCEAHAIRRADAIGRDMKELGLGKYAEQIERVQEQLNAKGVSSAIEDTYIAADGAERIASTKHSLFSDAASGDNFLIATSRDITEDRQREERLRLLASVFNGASEGVAILATDGCICEANPAFMSMTSDTLKRSLVGSHLNEALQIEVEGFDAILDGVSTGTPWSGKASAHIDGKLARSLWISLSPSCDTEATRNQVIALVSDITEMENSQVELHRRAMHDSLTGLPNRVYFREELSRLVEQANESGRGISVCFLDLDDFKNANDSLGHVCGDKLLCLVSKRIQQVMGETAFVARFGGDEFALILQEQYLSKGEQALLLEQLLYTFRAPFQIDENEARVGLSIGVTRCPADSQDVDTLMRNADIAMYAGKNAGKNAVREFTPEMQDCVNLRHRVQTKLRDALSGGEIDLYFQPKITSGSYELAGCEALARWRTDEGKFIPPNEFIPIAEQTGLITALGDLVFELAAEQACRWDSIHAMPDIAVNVSPHQLRHPRFIANLESILERTGARPEWFELEITENAMMDDVELAVQVIDQLVAMGFRVAIDDFGTGYSSLSYLKNFNIHTLKIDLSFTCDVTTDRQSEAIVRSITSLGKGLDLRVVAEGVETLEQAKLLESLGCTTMQGYYIGRPMPESDYLEWVANWDARKDQIL